A genomic stretch from Hemibagrus wyckioides isolate EC202008001 linkage group LG18, SWU_Hwy_1.0, whole genome shotgun sequence includes:
- the rab27b gene encoding ras-related protein Rab-27B isoform X2, with translation MLSAVSSMTDGDYDYLIKLLALGDSGVGKTTFLYRYTDNKFNPKFITTVGIDFREKRVVYSTNSPNGTTGKTFKVHLQLWDTAGQERFRSLTTAFFRDAMGFLLMFDLTSQQSFLNVRNWMSQLQANAYCENPDIVLIGNKADLADQREVQEKQAKELADKYGIPYFETSAATGATVDKAVVTLLDLVMKRMEQCVEKPEKVDGHHTDSTSKLSAAPTPEKKCSC, from the exons GTTAAGCGCGGTCAGCAGTATGACTGATGGAGACTATGATTATTTGATTAAACTCCTGGCTCTCGGTGACTCAGGAGTTGGAAAAACAACCTTCCTTTACCGGTATACAGACAACAAATTCAACCCCAAATTCATCACTACCGTGGGCATTGACTTCAGGGAAAAGAGGGTG gtGTACAGCACTAACAGCCCTAATGGAACTACAGGAAAGACATTTAAAGTTCATCTGCAGCTCTGGGATACAGCAGGACAGGAGAG GTTTAGAAGCTTGACGACAGCCTTCTTCAGAGACGCAATGGGATTCCTGCTCATGTTTGACCTGACGAGCCAGCAAAGTTTTCTGAACGTCCGTAACTGGATGA GTCAGCTACAGGCGAATGCCTACTGCGAAAATCCAGACATCGTTCTCATTGGAAACAAAGCAGACCTGGCGGATCAAAGAGAGGTTCAGGAGAAGCAAGCTAAAGAACTGGCAGATAAATACGG CATCCCGTACTTTGAGACGAGTGCGGCGACGGGCGCAACAGTGGATAAAGCTGTGGTCACTCTGCTCGACCTGGTGATGAAGAGGatggagcagtgtgtggaaAAACCAGAAAAAGTCGACGGACATCACACAGACAGCACCAGCAAACTGAGCGCCGCACCAACACCCGAGAAAAAATGCAGCTGTTAG
- the rab27b gene encoding ras-related protein Rab-27B isoform X3: protein MTDGDYDYLIKLLALGDSGVGKTTFLYRYTDNKFNPKFITTVGIDFREKRVVYSTNSPNGTTGKTFKVHLQLWDTAGQERFRSLTTAFFRDAMGFLLMFDLTSQQSFLNVRNWMSQLQANAYCENPDIVLIGNKADLADQREVQEKQAKELADKYGIPYFETSAATGATVDKAVVTLLDLVMKRMEQCVEKPEKVDGHHTDSTSKLSAAPTPEKKCSC from the exons ATGACTGATGGAGACTATGATTATTTGATTAAACTCCTGGCTCTCGGTGACTCAGGAGTTGGAAAAACAACCTTCCTTTACCGGTATACAGACAACAAATTCAACCCCAAATTCATCACTACCGTGGGCATTGACTTCAGGGAAAAGAGGGTG gtGTACAGCACTAACAGCCCTAATGGAACTACAGGAAAGACATTTAAAGTTCATCTGCAGCTCTGGGATACAGCAGGACAGGAGAG GTTTAGAAGCTTGACGACAGCCTTCTTCAGAGACGCAATGGGATTCCTGCTCATGTTTGACCTGACGAGCCAGCAAAGTTTTCTGAACGTCCGTAACTGGATGA GTCAGCTACAGGCGAATGCCTACTGCGAAAATCCAGACATCGTTCTCATTGGAAACAAAGCAGACCTGGCGGATCAAAGAGAGGTTCAGGAGAAGCAAGCTAAAGAACTGGCAGATAAATACGG CATCCCGTACTTTGAGACGAGTGCGGCGACGGGCGCAACAGTGGATAAAGCTGTGGTCACTCTGCTCGACCTGGTGATGAAGAGGatggagcagtgtgtggaaAAACCAGAAAAAGTCGACGGACATCACACAGACAGCACCAGCAAACTGAGCGCCGCACCAACACCCGAGAAAAAATGCAGCTGTTAG